In one window of Hymenobacter nivis DNA:
- a CDS encoding urease subunit beta, with translation MSNTADRPVQVGSHYPFFDTNAALRFDRAAALAHVEVYLGCFGLGAHRRKYPAQLSGGQRQRAAIAQQLLCSDYLILPDEPFSGLDVAMIDEVEKIIVEVTTLDELNTVLIVSHDIATTTALADRLWLLSHERDAATGQLLPGATISPRHQYNLAQLGLAWHPGVESEPEFAQFVAEIKEEIRGS, from the coding sequence ATGAGCAATACGGCCGACCGGCCGGTGCAGGTCGGCTCGCACTATCCCTTCTTCGATACCAACGCCGCCCTGCGCTTCGACCGCGCCGCCGCCTTGGCCCACGTCGAGGTGTACCTCGGCTGCTTCGGCCTGGGGGCCCACCGCCGCAAGTACCCGGCCCAGCTCTCGGGCGGGCAGCGCCAGCGGGCGGCCATCGCCCAGCAGCTACTCTGCTCCGACTACCTCATTCTGCCCGACGAGCCCTTCTCGGGCCTCGACGTGGCGATGATTGACGAGGTGGAGAAAATCATCGTCGAGGTCACGACCCTCGACGAGCTGAACACGGTGCTCATCGTGTCGCACGACATCGCCACCACCACCGCCCTCGCCGACCGCCTCTGGCTGCTGAGCCACGAACGCGACGCCGCCACCGGCCAGCTCCTGCCCGGGGCCACCATCAGCCCCCGCCACCAGTACAACCTCGCCCAACTCGGCCTGGCCTGGCACCCCGGCGTGGAATCCGAACCAGAATTCGCGCAGTTCGTGGCGGAGATTAAGGAGGAGATTCGGGGGAGTTAG